The Haloarcula laminariae genomic sequence TGTTCTGGTACAGCTCCTCGCTCAGGCGGTCGTACTGGTCGATGTCGAAGACGGAGACCATGAAGACGATGAGGTCGGCGGTCCGGACGACCGACAGCACCTCCTGGCCGCCGCCGCGCCCGCCGGCCGCGCCCTCGATGAGCCCGGGCACGTCGAGAATCTGGATGTTCGCGCCCTTGTGTTTGAGCATGCCGGGATAGACGTCCAGGGTCGTGAACTCGTAGGCCCCGGTCTCCGACTCGGCGTTGGTCAGGGCGTTCAACAGCGTCGACTTGCCGACGCTTGGGAACCCGACCAGCGCGACGGTGGCGTCGCCGTGTTTCTCGACGCCGTAGCCCCCGCCCCCGCCCGACCCGGACTGCTGTTCCAGCTTCTCTTTTTTCTCCGCGAGCTTCGATTTCAGCCGACCGATATGCGCCTCTGTCGACTTGTTGTAGGGCGTACTGGCGATTTCGTCTTCGAGTTCCTGAATCTCGTCTTCGAGCCCCATTGTGTGTACGTCGGCCGCGCGCGCCGAATAAGGCTTTCTTCCCTCGCCGACGCCGCCCCTGATAGGACCGGGACTGACAGGGCCACGAGCAAAGATTTCGACACACCTATAGGAAGTCCGCTTCCAGCATCCGATAATGGTGAACGCGGACCGATTCCGTGACAGCACGCAGATTCTGTTACCGTCGGGTGCGCTCAACGGGATTCGGGAGGAGCTCGAATCCCGGTTTACCGTCACCGTCCGCACCGAGGACGAACAGGTCCGTATCATCGGTTCTCCGGTCGAAATCAAGGACGCCGGCGACTTCCTCGCGATGAACGGCGTGACCTTCGCATGACCGGGTCTCTTTCGTCGTCGGGTCGCCCGTGGTGACCACTCCTCGGAAACCGTTCATGAAAAAGGCCGGACTCGCCACGTTCGCGTCCGGGGAAACCGCTCGCCTGAGGCGAGCGTACGCTACTGGGACAGCACCGCATCCCCACTGTGCCAACCGTGTGTCGCCCTCACGCGGCGCCCCCCGAAACGCAATCCTTTAAACCGCCGAGAGGGATTGCTTGGACATGGCTGGAACTATCGAAGTGCTCGTCCCCGGCGGGCAGGCCAACCCTGGCCCGCCCCTCGGTCCCGAGCTGGGTCCGACACCCGTGGACGTGCAGGCAGTCGTGCAGGACATCAACGACCAGACGGAAGCGTTCGATGGGACGGAGGTCCCCGTCACCGTCGACTACGACGACGACGGGAGCTTCAGCATCGAGGTCGGTGTCCCGCCGACGGCCGAGCTCATCAAGGACGAGGCCGGCTTCGACACCGGCAGCGGCGAGCCCCACGAGGAGTTCGTCGCCAACCTCACCGTCGACCAGGTCATGCAGATAGCCGAGCAAAAGCAGTCCGACCTGCTCGCTTACGACCTGAAGAACGCCGCCAAGGAAGTCGTCGGCACCTGCGCCTCGCTGGGCGTCACCATCGAGGGCAACGACCCCCG encodes the following:
- a CDS encoding 50S ribosomal protein L11; this translates as MAGTIEVLVPGGQANPGPPLGPELGPTPVDVQAVVQDINDQTEAFDGTEVPVTVDYDDDGSFSIEVGVPPTAELIKDEAGFDTGSGEPHEEFVANLTVDQVMQIAEQKQSDLLAYDLKNAAKEVVGTCASLGVTIEGNDPREFKERIDGGEYDDQFAAQASA